The Rattus rattus isolate New Zealand chromosome X, Rrattus_CSIRO_v1, whole genome shotgun sequence genome has a window encoding:
- the LOC116889111 gene encoding dephospho-CoA kinase domain-containing protein, translated as MFLVGLTGGIASGKSSVIQVFQQLGCAVIDVDVIARHVVQPGCPAHRRIVEAFGTQVLLENGDINRKVLGDLIFNQPDRRQLLNSITHPEIRKEMMKETFKYFLRGFRYVILDIPLLFETKKLLKYMKHTVVVYCDRDTQLARLMKRNNLNREDAEARINSQLPLKDKARMANHVLDNSGEWSLTRRQVILLHAKLERSMEYLPLRLGFLTGLAGIASLLYLLTRYLLPSPQLGNPGSKP; from the coding sequence ATGTTCCTGGTGGGCCTAACTGGAGGCATCGCCTCAGGCAAGAGCTCAGTCATCCAGGTGTTCCAGCAGCTGGGCTGTGCTGTGATCGACGTGGACGTCATTGCCCGGCACGTTGTCCAGCCAGGGTGTCCTGCCCACCGGCGTATAGTAGAGGCCTTTGGCACTCAAGTCTTGCTGGAGAATGGGGACATCAACCGCAAGGTCCTCGGAGACCTGATCTTCAACCAGCCTGACCGTCGGCAGCTGCTTAACTCCATCACCCACCCTGAGATCCGCAAGGAAATGATGAAAGAGACCTTCAAGTACTTCCTCCGAGGGTTCCGATACGTGATTCTGGACATCCCCCTCCTGTTTGAGACCAAGAAGCTGCTCAAGTACATGAAGCACACAGTGGTAGTGTACTGTGACCGCGATACACAGCTGGCGCGGCTGATGAAGCGGAACAACCTGAACCGGGAGGACGCAGAGGCGAggatcaattcccagctaccCCTGAAGGACAAGGCCCGCATGGCCAACCACGTTCTAGACAACTCGGGAGAGTGGAGCCTCACCAGACGCCAGGTCATCCTCCTGCATGCCAAGCTGGAACGCTCCATGGAGTACCTGCCACTGAGGCTCGGCTTCCTAACGGGCCTCGCAGGCATCGCCAGCCTCCTCTACCTGCTCACCCGttaccttctcccttccccccagcTGGGTAACCCCGGCAGCAAGCCTTAG